In the Zingiber officinale cultivar Zhangliang chromosome 5A, Zo_v1.1, whole genome shotgun sequence genome, TTCATGAgaattgaagaaaaaaaatctgaTTAAAAAAGATAAAGCCTAAAGAAGTACGCTACAACACCATATCGAAAGAATGTCACTAAACTGACAAGAACACATTAATATGAACAAATTCATAAGGTTGGCCTCGTCAAAAAAAACAGCATATCTAAgaatgtaacatcttatttaaaGAGCTCATAATAATGCTGATTACCAACCTGGATCCATGTGGGTTTATGTGTTCAGATGAAGGATGAGGATTCATTCTGACTCTGTGCTGCCAACCATTGAAACTACCAGCAACTTCTATAATTTCACCATCTGTCCAGTAATCTATATGAACCTATGTTAATAAAACTATGTTATAGCATATCAAATATGTATTATAAGAGCAAAACTGCTTCTTTCTTCTAACAGAATGTAGTTCATGCTTCTCACAAGGCTTAACCTATTGTGGCATGAATTAACAAATTAACAATAACATAAACAAATCTTAGCACATTCATCACATTTGAAGTTAAAAGAAAATAATCAAATAGGCACACACCATGCTGCTGGTCACTTAAGAGCACCGAGGAACAGTTGTAGTATCATCAAATAATGAAAAGTTTGAAGTCAGTAATTACATCTGCATTCTATGATGGGTTTGGGCAAATTACATTCCAATTGAAGCAATGCACTGTTGCATTTGAAAAAGGGATTTGGATACCTGAACAATTGAAAGAGTAAAACATGCGTGCTTATGTGGCTTTTCATTATTTCCATTATGGCTAAGGATACATGTAAGGTAAATGAGAGAAATAGAAGAAAGATACAAGGCAGAGACCTCAATTAGTTCACTTAAATTTTCCTCAGCCATATGGAGCTCCATATCTTTCTCAGCTATCTTTCTCTTCATATCACCAAGCTCAGTTGTTCCCTTCGCATAGAGATTATTTAATGCAATCTGATAAAAATAAATGAAATTCCTCTATATCATGGTTTAAAAATCTCCAGAAGAAATGGAAAAGTCATTGCAATTGGATTGTCAATAAAAAACTGGAACTGAACTTTGGAATAAAGCCATATTGTGTGCATGTATAATCACAAAGTATCTTAAAACCACACTGATACTGTAATAGCTCCATAtttgaaagagattttatttgttatataCTAATAAATTGGGTTCACTGGATTTTGTTGATGGCACAAATGATGTGCTTGGAATATGAGAATGTTTTATTTGAAGTTGTATTGCTTTACGCAATCCTTTGAAGGGATATATCGGCAAGCCAAAGAAGTTGCTAGCTGGCTTGACAGTTATGATAGGACCAAATAGATCAGTGTCTGAGTTTTACGGAGTGATAACTAGGACTGGCCATCTGGAATGGCCAACTTTTCTATCTTGGATCTTCTAGAACTCTAATTGAACACTCTTGAGTTAACATTTGACACTCCTATTGACTTGGATACTAGTATCAGAGCTTCCAACATAGCTCTGCATAGTGTATGTACTTAATCTgggatttataatttttttaaaggaaaCAAATTGTAATAAACTGTGATGATACTCACTATAGGAAATTCATTCCAGTAGATACACCTAGCATATTAGTTGCTGATATTCCCTAacaaatttgtttaaaaatttctCATCTCCTAAAGAAATGTGATGCCTCTGACTAAATAAATATTCTGCTCAAATATTCTTGATATCCTTAACAAGTAATTATTCTTTGAAGTGATTTTCTGAAGCTTTACCAAACtaatcttttaataacaaagtttcTGTGAAAAGGTAAACTAGGTTCACCGGCAGGAATGAATTTCATTTAGTGTGGAAGATATGAACTAGGAAGACTGGAAGAGTATTAACAGTATACTTTACTGAAGTATTTTAGTACATTTTCATCTTCAACTTGTTGCTTTATTTGTGAAAGCTCCACTTCATTTTGCTCCTGAAAAAATTTCAGCAGAGTGATCAATATTGCAAAATCAATAATTCAAGAGAAAAAAATGGCAAATGATCTTACCATTAAGTTTTTTAGATGATTAATTTCATTCTGAAAGTCTTGTTCATAAGCCTACAGATTAGAACAAAAGCAATTACACAGTTAAACATCAATTAGCTACGTCAACATCAAATCAATAGATGTAATTGAAACAACCTTGAAAGTCAAATTCTGACATAACTCACTGTCTTCACCTGTGGAATCATAGGtaagaaattgaaattgaaattaactCTGAAACACACAGAAAGGCCAAATAAAtggaaatttattatattttcaaCTTTTTCATAGTGACAGTTTCAAATTTATTGTGGAAAAACTTCAATGTTAAAAGAATAACTTTTTATAAGTTCAGGTCTCACCAGTTATAATTCCAAGCATATTTCAGTCAGTCCTTTAATTGGTGAAAGTTAATTGCAGCAAAGGAACATCTAGAACTGCATAGCATATTAACAGACGCATAATTCTTGCAAAAAAAGGTCTACATATCTGAGGTTGATAACCACAGACAAAGCAGACTCTGCATAAAAGTTCCAGCTTACAGATTCCTGTTCTTTGTTTggaacaaaaaaaattatatcatattgtTGATATGTCATCCGACAAGGATGTTTGTCATGTATAATAGTGTGCCTGACATAGAATTAATCATGAGCATGAAGGTTTAAAATGCACCAAAAAAACACGCTATAACTTATGATCATGGTGACCAACAATGAGCCAATTACAATGTCATACGTCATGGTATGAGAGCCTTGAGCCGACTATTATCTTTGTCGACTAAACTATCACCCAACTGACCATTAAAGACATCATCTTCTCCATCTCCACCTACATCATTAGGCCCACCCTCATAATTTGATATCAAGGCCTCCTACACGACCAATGTCAAGCTATTGAGTACTCTATATAATCGATAGCAATGCATGTTATTGTTGCCTCCTCTTAGTGAAGTCAATAATGTCACACATCACAAATGGGAGATGTGCACATGCCATGAGCTGAGGGCAGTAACTGAAAGAAGTAAGGAATGGCACTCTCATATCATTTGTTTATCAATAGCTCTTATCAACCTCAATGTAATCATCTTAAGCAAAGGTCTCTTTAGCCCTCTCAGCTCCTTTGGTGGATCTGTCGTCGCAGATCTAGTGACAGCCCTATACTTAGATCAATCTTTTATGCATATCTTCTCTGCAATCAACTCAGCATATCTTGAAGAGGTTGTGAATGTCTTTTCAATGAAAATAGATATTGGAAAGAAGTGAGAGTGATATGAGATGTTATCTACTGATTCTAATATTGATGGTAGCCCTAGGTTGTTTATTTTATATCTAAGTTCTTCAATTAATTGATTCAAAGTTCTAATGGTTATGGTTGTTACTTCCATGCCATAGTGCCTCGAACTTGGACATGGCTTGAGGCATTTCAACTACTCCTTTTTATCCTAAAAAGCAAGGTCGCCTTGCATCCTTGAACTAATAACTATTCTTTAGCTAACCTATGTCTCAAGTGAGATCACACCAAGTAACAAGCCAACCAACTGATTTAGGTTGTTATTCACTTCCTTTGCGGTGAGTAATCTCCATAGGAAATGGCAATCATAGACTCACAGGTGTTTATCCTTCCTTTAGGTAGTGGATCCTTGGTGTTCTAATAGGATCATAGGATCCTAAAGGTCTGGATAGAAATCTTGACATTGATGTACTGAATCCCTAAGGCAGCTAAGAATAAGTTGAGTTTCAATCGTACAAATCTTAGACAATAGGATATATCATCCGTCTAGGAGTGTTGATTAATTAACATAGATATAGTACCGACTCAAATGTAATACTCATTAGTACACGTCATTAATTGCAAAATTCTCTTTAAGTATATTAAGTATATAGCGTTTGGTGTAATGAAGGTTGAGTTGTAATGAAATTAAGCATGACAAACACCAATAACACATGTAGCCATTCCATGTCATTGTCAATGTGTTAAATTCAGAAAACAGAGAAGGTTTGAATTTATTGATTACTTATAAGTTCAAATACTATTGTCATAATCTTTTGTGGATTGAGTAATGAACATGAAACTTTGCGAGTATTtcatttgtttatatttttctatCAAGGTTGAGGCCCAAAAAAATCCATTTGAAAAGGCTTGAAATAGTAAgtgtgaaaaaagaaaaagagagaacaATTTCAGACAACACCCTAAACCAAAGATATCGAACTCTCAATTGACCTCTTGAATAGAGACTACAAGCCTGATGCATACCTCCTATTTTATCCAAATCTCCAATTTGAACAAACTTCGCTGCTTTTGGTAACAAAGATTCTTCTGAAACATCAAGAATTACCCCATTTGAATCAATCATGTCTTTCTCCAAAGTGTTTGATGAGTACGTGCAATCAATAGACGAGTTTGTGTCCTCTAGATCTCCTAAGGTTTCAAGTTAATATGAGTGACgaaaagaaaattagaaaaaaataaccAAAATGGATAGAGAAAGACCTGCAGTTTTGCAAATCTTTGCAGTCAAAGAATCTTTAAGTGAACTTTTTTCTGAGTGGTTCTTCCCATTTGAATTCAATAGAAGCTCTGTGATTACCTTATATCCTCTACGCCTCACAATATTTGCAAGATCCGTCCTATTGGAATTACAAGGAAGGCATTTACTTTGACATAATCATCTTCAACAGAAACTTCTCTTCTACAGCAAGCTTCTTAAGAATGAAAAGAGACCACCAAATAATGCATGGGAGCTATGTAAGTATAGAAATGCAAGGAACTTCTTAGATAAGTAGGCATTTATTTTCACATCaaagtaataaaaaaatgatatattaatttgaatattattagTGATACAACCCTGCATAGAACATAAAGAAGGGTTAAGATTCATGTAGCCAGCCCAAATACTTAGGACAAATATGGCTTGATAATGATTTACATCTGAACATGCATGAAATAAGTTTTTCGCTTCTAGTTAATACAATGCTTACAGTACAAAGGGGAAGTTCGTTTGTTTAACTAAATTCACTTGCATCAGGTAAGATAAATTCAATCATACGACTGATTGGTACAGGTGAGAAATTAATCCCGACAAAGTTCAAAATCTCAAATACCCATCCTTGGTTGAACTAGTACATACCTATAGCACTTGGTGTGCAAAGGTGGTTGCAGCACAGAGAGTCAATTACATGTCTCATttaagtgtgtgtgtgtgtgtgtgtatatatatatattaataataataaaatgaaacAAAATAAATTACTAGTTGTTTTCTTGTTTCACTAACTTATACAAGTACAGATATTTTGAGCTTATAGTTATAATATATTGTATTATTTTTGTTCTAACTTGCAATTTAATAGTATGCTTTTATTTTCCTTGCCGGAAGAGTCATTTATGGTTTCTCATTCTTTGCCCAATTGTTACTAGATTTTACCCACTCTCGACAAAATTTAAGTATTTTAGTTTACTCTATAACAAAAATGTATGGAAACTCATAGGTTTTACTATTCTCATATGATAGTTAtataaactaagttttaagtGTGTGGATCAGAGATTATTGGGTGTGATGGGGTGGGTTATAGAAATGGGTTGCTAGGGTGTGAGTGCAACATCCTTACTACTGGAACAAATTTGAGAATTTTAACTCAACTACTCAAGTGACTACATTTTAATATTAGAGCTTTATGATCTCTTATGATactgcttgtaaaatttttacatacaacatatttatattattatacaGACCATGAAGAAGTAAAAAAGGTAACATAGGCATTTTTACAGTTGGATCTAGGGACAGAATGCCCATACTTGATGACATACCAATACACACATGTACTGCGAACAATTGGATGCTATATGTGCCAATATTAGATAAGAATGGTGTGTAATACATATTCTGCTCAATATGGTACTAGATCTAAACTATGTCACAAATTACATCAACAAGAATGATGCTAATAATAAACATCTACAACTCATGTTGATCTATGTAGCATTATATAATCATTAATACTCAATCTATATAAATCACTCTTAATTTAGCTAACAAAGTTTCTTTGTATCCACTTATTGCTTCCATTTTCAACTTTAATCGATCTAAATTATCTAACTATAAAATATATAGATCATCTTTGAACATGTACATATATGTTAGCTTAATGTGCATACCATCTTACTGATTTTTCTCATTTTATCATATCTTAAAgctacaaaattaataaaaatcataaGTGAGATTTAAGCACACGCCCTCTTTCAATGAGGGTAAAGCCAACAACAAATCATCAACAAAAAACTAATATGAGACAAAAACTACAGTAATCAATGCTAAAAGTGTTCACTAAAAGCGCGTTCTAAAGGATCAATTGACGACAACCATAAACCAGTTAAAACGAAGAGAAGCAAGCGAAGGGGAAAAAGAATAATGACACCGAACCTTCCATTCTCCCTAAGCTTGTTCATCGATGGCGCGCGATCCTCAGGTAGTCCAACAGAGGAGTTGAACTCCCGCAGCTCATCGCAGAGCTCCTCGTTACTCTTGATCGCCCTGCTCCTCCTGCGAAACCAGGTGAGAAAACCCATCTTCTGCTAAAATGACGCGGTCCGAGAAAGGTaaattacttgaaaaaaaatagaGGAAAACTGAATACCTAGATCTTTTGGCAAAGCAACAGTGCGCGAGGGTCCTGCGAGCTAGGTTCGGAGCGGCGATCGTAGGGAGATAGAGTTGTCGGCATCTGGGGAGGGAAGGGAAGGAGAGGGCGGACGGCAACGGCGCGATTGCCATGGGAGCAGGTGAAGCATTTGGCGGAACTGATGAAGTAGAGAAGGGTTCGGGTTTTGGAGCGCATAAAACGAGTCGGTGGGCGCAGCATCGAATTCGGAGGAGGTTACGATGGTGGGGACGGCCGCAGGGAGAGAAAGGCAAGTGTCTTTCTTTTTTTCTCCTAAAGCCAACCAACCGCAGTGTTAGTTACTTTGTTTGCTAAGGTTTTTTTATTAGGAGCGTGGACTCGTTTTGGCATTGCAGTGCCAAAAGCAAAGAATCGCCAAATTCGGTTAAAAAGCCGATCCCATATACCAATTGAATCCGTTACCTTTTTTGGCATTGCAACTTTCAGTTGGGCCGGCCCGTGACAGAACGGGTCGGTCCGTCAAAAATCTATCAGCCTGTTATTTATTTAGGTCAGtctgttaaaattttaaaaataaaaataatgaaaaatctttAGTAAATAATAATTTCCAATATATACATACACACATCTGTAATCCGTGTAGACTCCCCGATTTAGATTCCTCTTTCAAtggattaataaaattttaattaaatccgTTTAAATTTTTTGACAGAACGAACCAATAAGCACAATCTAAATTAATAGCTCTAGCTACGCTTTAAGTGCTGCTTTGGGATACTTTAGATTGCTTTACACTAATAAAGGTAAGGTCTGAGATTtactttataaatattttttaaaaatagtgccaaagaaaattctaaaatttagTGTATGGACGAGAAAATAATTTCTTGTTCCTACACCCAATTAACAAGTTGGGAAAGTTAGTCGGTCCGAATAGGTCATTGAGCCAATTAGTTTAGGCGACCCAAGAGACTAGGTGCATTAGTCAATTCGAGTAAGCTCATCAATTATAgtgatttaaatagtttagttcaGATGAGTAGGCAAATTCAATCAATTAAGTTGGTCCACTTGAGCAATCTAGTTAGTTTGTCCCAATGATACAATCAATTTGAATAGCTTAGTCATTATGTTCGCCTACTCAAATGGGAATATCAATAACTAATTAAGAAAATTACATATTTCATAAACCAAATTAACAGTTGCTTAATTGTATTCTCttatttttgtcaaaaaaatTTTCTGTCTTTTCCATTCTATAGAAATAGTTATTATGCATCATAACACATATAAACAACAAGGAATGCAACAGCTAAAGCGTTATGATTGAAATGATGTAATGCGAAACTAAAGTTGGTTTAGACTCAGTTTGCAGGTATCAGCAGTCACCTTTTCCAACTCACAAACAGATACTAGAAAGTAACGCGAGAGATTACTCGCAATGAGTTCGAGGACCAGTTTAGAAAACCCTCAAAAGTAAAGAGAGCTTCTCGGTCTATTGTTTACCATCGGAAGCACGGACGCCGTCACTTGGGAACGAATTGGGCGGGGTAAGCGATGGGCGCAGCCTGGGTgctctgctgctgctgctggtaGT is a window encoding:
- the LOC121981099 gene encoding protein PTST homolog 3, chloroplastic-like isoform X1, which produces MAIAPLPSALSFPSLPRCRQLYLPTIAAPNLARRTLAHCCFAKRSRRSRAIKSNEELCDELREFNSSVGLPEDRAPSMNKLRENGRTDLANIVRRRGYKVITELLLNSNGKNHSEKSSLKDSLTAKICKTAGDLEDTNSSIDCTYSSNTLEKDMIDSNGVILDVSEESLLPKAAKFVQIGDLDKIGGEDSELCQNLTFKAYEQDFQNEINHLKNLMEQNEVELSQIKQQVEDENVLKYFSKIALNNLYAKGTTELGDMKRKIAEKDMELHMAEENLSELIEVHIDYWTDGEIIEVAGSFNGWQHRVRMNPHPSSEHINPHGSRRRFLWTAVLWLYPGVYEIKFIVDDHWQIDYQREIITSGGIVNNVLKV
- the LOC121981099 gene encoding protein PTST homolog 3, chloroplastic-like isoform X2, whose translation is MAIAPLPSALSFPSLPRCRQLYLPTIAAPNLARRTLAHCCFAKRSRRSRAIKSNEELCDELREFNSSVGLPEDRAPSMNKLRENGRTDLANIVRRRGYKVITELLLNSNGKNHSEKSSLKDSLTAKICKTAGDLEDTNSSIDCTYSSNTLEKDMIDSNGVILDVSEESLLPKAAKFVQIGDLDKIGGEDSELCQNLTFKAYEQDFQNEINHLKNLMEQNEVELSQIKQQVEDENIALNNLYAKGTTELGDMKRKIAEKDMELHMAEENLSELIEVHIDYWTDGEIIEVAGSFNGWQHRVRMNPHPSSEHINPHGSRRRFLWTAVLWLYPGVYEIKFIVDDHWQIDYQREIITSGGIVNNVLKV